The nucleotide sequence CGCCGATGATCATGTGTCGCTATATGCTCACCTAGTGCGTCACGACGATGTGTCGCCAGCACCGGCGCGACATTTTCGCAGCGCTTTTTCTGCCAGCCTGAGCGGAGCCTTCGAACAGCGGGTCCTGTGCGGCCAGCTTCTTCGCAACGACCACTTCCTCACGCTAATGGTCTTTCCGCGGACAGCGCTCGGGAAGGTGAAGAGGAAGTTCGCCAAACTCTACATGAAGAAGGAAAATGAACTCGCAGGCCAGATCAGGCACCTGGAAGACCTTTGGCATGTCGTTGCCGGTGCTCTTGAAGAATACGGCCTGCGACGCCTCGGCGTTCGCGAGAAGCAGGATGTACTTTTCTCGGAGGTTGGAGAGGCGCTGCGGCTCGTCATGACCGGTCGATTTGCACCGGTACCGGTCGTCAGCGGCTCACTGGGCGCCTCGATCTATACCGACCGTGTCATTTGCGGGAAGCGGGGGATCGAGATCCGGACGCCTAAAGAAAGTTACGTCGGATCGATCTACTCGTTTCGAGAATACCCCGCGCGAACGCGACCGGGTATGCTCAACACCCTGCTGTCCCTCGATTTTCCGATTGTTCTGACGCAGAGCTTTTCATTCCTGACCCGCGCGCAAGCGCATGCGAAGCTCAGCCTCAAGTCGCGCCAGATGCTAAGTTCCGGCGACAAGGCCGTTACCCAGATTAGCGAACTGGCCGAAGCGGAGGATGCATTGGCCAGCAACCAATTTGTTATGGGATCACACCATTTGAGCCTCTGCATATATGCGAAGGATCTTGAGAGCCTCGCCGACAAAGGAGCCCGGGCCCGGACGCGACTTGCGGATGCGGGAGCCGTCGTTGTCCAGGAGGGCATAGGCATGGAGGCGGCCTACTGGTCGCAGTTGCCGGGCAACTGCAGATGGCGCACACGCCCGGGAGCCATCAACTCGCGCAATTTCGCCGGCCTGGTCTCATTCGAAAACTATCCCGAAGGTGCCCGCTCTGGACATTGGGGCGATGCGATCGCGCGCTTCCGCACCAACGGTGGAACTCCATTCGATTACATTCCCCATGAGCACGATGTCGGCATGACGGCGATATTCGGTCCGATCGGCAGGGGAAAGACGACGCTTATGACATTCATACTCGCCATGCTCGAGCAGAGCATGCTCGAGCGTGAGGGTGCGGTCGTCTTCTTCGATAAGGATCGTGGCGGTGAACTGCTCGTTCGCGCCACCGGAGGAACGTATCTCGCGCTTCGCAGAGGTGTGCCCAGTGGACTGGCCCCGTTGCGCGGCCTGGAAAATACAGCAGCCTCACGTGACTTTCTGCGGGAATGGCTTGTCGCGCTCATAGAGAGCGATGGGCGGGGCGGAATATCCCCCGAGGAGAACCGGCGGCTGGTGCGGGGTATCCATAGACAGCTGTCGTTCGATCCCCCTATGCGCTCGATCGCGGGGCTGCGCGAATTTCTGTTGCACGGGCCTGCCGAAGGGGCCGGAGCAAGACTGCAGCGCTGGTGCCGCGGCAATGCGCTGGGCTGGGCATTCGACGGCGAGCTTGACGACGTTAGGCTGGACCCTTCGATTACCGGTTTCGACATGACGCATCTGCTCGAATACGAGGAAGTATGCGCTCCCGCGGCAGCATATCTCCTGCACCGTATTGGAGCGCTGCTCGACGGGCGCCGGTTCGTGATGAGTTGCGACGAGTTTCGCGCCTATTTGCTGAATCCCAAGTTTTCAGCCGTCATCGACAAGTTCCTGCTGACCGTACGCAAAAACAACGGGATGCTGATACTCGCGACACAGCAACCCGAACATGTTCTGGAATCGCAACTGGGCGCAAGCCTGGTTGCCCAGTGCATGACGAAGATCTTTTATCCGTCGCCTACGGCAAATCGGTCGGCCTACATCGATGGACTGAAATGCACCGAAAAGGAATTCCAGGCGATCCGCGAAGAGATGGCTGTGGGCAATCGAAAATTTCTGCTCAAACGGGAGAGCGGAAGTGTCATCTGCGAATTTGATCTGCGCGAAATGCGAGAATATATCGCCGTACTTTCGGGACGTGCGAACACAGTGCGCTTTGCAGATCAACTGCGCGAGGCACGGGGAGAAGACCCCTCTGCCTGGCTGAGCGAATTCATGAACCGTTACCACGAGGCAAAAGACTGATCAAAGGTGGGAAACCATGAAGATGTCGAGACTAGTTACTGCGGCTGTTGCCGGTAGCCTTCTTTCTGTCGTACCTGCCAGGGCGCAGATGGTTGTCAGTGACCCGGTGGCAGATGCCGAAACACTGGCGACGGCGCTCGCAACGGCAGATAATCTCGCCCAGACCATTGCGATGGTGACGATGCTGACGTCGGCCTATGGCGTGACCGGCTTGCTGACCTTACTCAACCAGAAAAACCAGTATCCCGCCACGAGGGACCTGGATACCGAAATGTTCTCGGCGCAACGGCCCGCGTCGACCACGGCGCGTGCGATCGCCGGCGACGCCGACCGTACCGTGACTGGTAGTGACGCTGAAGCGGACCTGTTGCGGTCGCAGATCACCGGTGCTGCAAACAGCACGGGAATTGCAGCCGACAACCTGGAAGCGATGGACAAACGACTGAAGGCGAATGCGGAAACTTCAGCACAGCTTTCCCGCTCCCGCAATATAATGCAGGCAACTGTCACCAATGGGCTGCTCCTGAAGCAGATCCACGATGCAGCGATTCAAAATGTCCAGGCGACCAGCTTGCTGACCATGACCACTGCGCAGGCGGGCCTTCATGCGGCGGAAGAAGCGGCCGAACAACGCAAGGAGCACCAGAAGACCGCGGCCATCTTCGGGGCGCTGCCATGAGGACGCGCAACCTGTCAGTGTCGCCGATTCGCGCGCCGGGGACGCCAACAGTCCTGCCCGATACTCCGTGACAAGACAGTCGAGATCAGGTGCAAGCGATGAATTTCACCATTCCGGCGCCGTTTACGGCCATCCATACGATCTTCGATCTGGCCTTCAAGACACGTCTTGATACAGTGCTGGAGGCGATCCAGGAGAAAGTGAGCGCTCCGCTGATCGCTTGTGTTACCCTCTGGATTATCGTCCAGGGTGTTCTTGTGATGCGTGGTGAGGTCGACGTACGCGGTGGTATCACACGGGTGATCATGGTCAGTGTCGTCGTTGCCCTTGTCGTCGGGCAGGCCAACTACCACGATTATGTGGTTTCCGTGTTTGAAGAGACAATCCCGGATTTCATACAGCAGTTTAGTGGCAGCGGCCTTCCACTGCAGACGATCCCCACGCAACTGGACTCGATGTTCGCGCTCAGCCAGGCCGCATTCCAGAAAATCGCGTCCGAAATCGGACCTATGAACGACCAGGACATTCTTGCCTTTCAGGGGGCTCAGTGGGTCTTTTACGGCACGCTCTGGTCTGCCTTCGGAATCTATGATGCCGTCGGCATTCTCACGGAGGTGCTTTTGACGATTGGTCCGCTAGTCCTCGTGGGATACATCTTTGATCGCACTCGCGATATCGCGGCCAAGTGGATCGGACAACTCATCACCTACGGTTTCCTGCTGCTGCTGCTCAACATCGTGGCGACGATAGTCATTCTGACCGAGGCGACTGCACTCGCCCTTATACTCGGTGTGATCACGCTTGCCGGTACGACCGCGGCTAAGATCATTGGTCTTTATGAACTCGACATGTTCTTTCTCACCGGGGACGCACTCATCGTCGCCCTGCCGGCGATCGCCGGCAATATCGGTGGCAGCTACTGGAGCGGTGTAACCCAATCTGCCAACAGCCTGTACCGCCGCTTTGCACAGGTTGAACGACGCTAGGGTGAAACATTGCGCCAAAGGAGGACTCAATGAAATATTGCTTGCTGTGCTTGGCTATCGTTTTGACCGGTTGCCAGACGAATGACAAACCGGCGAGTTGTAAAGGACCTATTTTCCCGCTGAATGTGGGACGATGGCAACCTGCGCCGTCAGATCTTCACCCGGGTATGGCGGATGGACAGCATGAAAGGGTCTGACTATGCGCTGCTGGTAGGGCGGGAAAAGCTGGCCGAGCACTACAAGGAAGTGGAGGCTTTTCAAACCGCACGTGCGAAATCGGCGCGACGTCTCTCCAGAGTGGCTGCGGTTGTCGCAGCCGTCGCAACCTTGGGCAATGTCGCTCAAGCGTTCACGATTGCCACAATGGTACCGCTGACAAGGCTTGTGCCGGTGTATCTGTGGATCCGGCCGGACGGCACAGTGGACAGCGAGGTATCCGTCTCGCGCTTGCCTGCCACCCAGGAAAAAGCCGTCGTCAACGCCTCATTGTGGGAGTATGTCCGGATGCGCGAGAGTTACACCGCTGATACTGCCCAGTACGCCTATGATCTGGTCTCGAACTTCAGCGCCCCGGCGGTGCGCCAGGATTACCAGCAGTTCTTCAATTATCCCAATCCAGGTTCACCTCAGGTCGTCGTCGGAAAACGCGGCAGGCTGGAGGTTGAGCACATTGCTTCGAACGATGTAGCGCCGGGTGTGCAGGAAATTCGCTACAAACGGACCCTCGTCATCGACAGCAAAATGCCGGTGGTGAGTACGTGGACCGCAACAATTCACTACGAAAAGGTGAACAGCCTGCCCGGCAGATTAAGGCTTACCAATCCGGGAGGTTTGGTCATCACATCATACCAGACATCCGAAGATACCGTTTCCAACGCGGGCGCCGGCGAACCATGAAAAAAAAAGAGCTTCTCACCTTGGCATGTCTGCTGTTTGCCGCGACCGGCGTGATGGCCGAAGAAACGCCAACGCCAGGCAGACTGGACCCGCGTATGCGTTATCTGGCCTACAATCCCGATCAGGTGGTACACCTGTCGACGGCGGTTGGAGCCACTCTGGTTGTTTCGTTCGCAGCCAACGAAACGGTGACGGCAGTGGCCGTTTCCAACAGCAAGACTCTCGCGGCACTTCCACGCGGAAACTATCTGTTCTTCAAAGCCAGTCAGGTTCTGCCGCCCGAGCCGGTGGTGGTGCTGACCGCAAGCGATGCCGGGATGCGGCGCTATGTCTTCAGCATCTCTTCCAGTACGCTGGCACATCTCGATAAGGAACAGCCTGATCTCTACTACAGCGTACAATTCGCCTATCCTGCCGATGAAGCGGCGGCCCGCCGAAAGGAGGCGCAGGACAAGGCAGCCGCAGACCGCTTGCGTGGGGAAGCGCAGTATCAACGCAGGGCGGCAGATTTGCTGGATCAGCCCGCCACAACAGGGGCCACCGGAGACAGGAACTGGCACTACGTGGCCCAGGGTGATCGTTCGCTGTTGCCGCTCGAAGTATTCGATAACGGATTTACAACTGTATTCCGCTTTCCCGGCAATGTTCGCATACCCTCCATCTACACGATTGATCCTGACGGCAAGGAAGCGGTTGCGAACTATTCAGTCAAGGGGAGCTATGTCGAGATTTCTTCAGTTTCTAGTGGTTGGCGGCTGAGAGATGGTAACACCGTTTTGTGTGTCTGGAATACTGCCTACGATCCTGTTGGCCGAAGGCCGGATACGGGTACGGTCAGGCCGGATGTGAAGCGCGTGCTGATGGAGGAGAGAGGGTGATCGGGGATGATCAGCAACCGTCCCACGATATCGATGCCGGCGGATCCCTTGTCTCCGGCACACATCACCAGCGACTTTCGGGACCCCGCAAGCTGATCGTTGCAGGTCTTGTTCTTGTGCTTTCACTTGGTCTCATCTGGCTCGGCGGGCGACAGAAGAAGGCGGATGCAAACCCGCCACCGTCTCCCATGATCTCCACGAACACGCAGCCGTTTCATCCGGCACCAATCGAGATTTCACCCGATGCCCCGCCGGCCGAGAGAGCCGTCCAGTTGCCTGCTCCGGAACCAGCACGCAGTGAGCCGCAGCCGGCGGAAACACCGATCTTCGCGTATACCGGTGGCGATGACCGCCCCGGTCATGGCGCCACCGGCCGGCAAGATGACAAGGACGAAGAGCGGACGCCGCCGAACGGTGAGGTGTCTGCAGGAAGCGATGTTTCGATACGCATGAAGCCCACCGAACTCCAGCCCAGCAAGGCAACGCTGTTGCCCCACCCGGATTTCATGATAACCCAGGGAACGATCATCCCGTGCATCCTGCAAACGGCAATCGACACGAATTTGGCTGGCTATGTAAAATGCGTATTGCCCAGGGATGTTCGCGGCACGACCAACAATGTTGTGCTACTTGATCGTGGTACCACAGTCGTCGGCGAAATCCAGCGTGGTCTGCAACAAGGAGATGCGCGGGTATTTGTTCTTTGGGACCGCGCGGAGACGCCCAATCATGCCATGATTTCGCTTTCATCGCCCGGCACGGATGAACTCGGCCGCTCGGGATTGCCGGGCACCGTCGATAACCACTTCTGGCAGCGCTTTGGCGGCGCCATGCTCCTTAGTGTCGTTCAAGGGGCATTCCAGGCAGCGAGCACCTATGCCGGCAGCTCGGACGGCGGAACGAGCTTCAACAGTATCCAGAACAACGGTGAACAAACGGCGGATACTGCTCTCAAGGCAACCATCAACATACCGCCGACCCTGAGGAAAAATCAGGGCGATACGGTCTCGATTTTCGTGGCTCGTGACCTTGATTTCTCCGACATTTACCAGCTTCGCGTGACGGGTGGCGCGACCCGATACCGGCAGCACCGCCGCTGACAAAGCCAACTTTTTCGCTCACAGAACGGGATGTGATACAATGGAGGTCAATACGCAGCTGCGATTTCTTCTCAATCCGGTTTTGGAATGGCTCGACGACCCGAGGACCGAAGAGGTTGCGATAAATCGACCTGGCGAGGCATTTCTGCGCCAGGGCGGCATCTTCACCAAAATGTCCCTGCCTCTGTCATACAACGATCTCGAAGATATCGCCATTCTGGCAGGCGCATTGAGAAAGCAGGATGTCGGACCACGAAATCCCCTTTGCGCCACTGAACTTCCGGGTGGTGAGCGGCTGCAAATTTGCCTGCCGCCCGCTGTCCTGGCGGGCACTGTGAGCTTGACGATTCGACGGCCAGCTTCCCATGTTTCCGGTCTCAACGGGGTTACGGACCGTTACGATGTTTCAAGATGGAACCAGTGGGAGAGGCGAAAAAGGCGCCGGGATCAACAGGATGAAACTATCCTCAGGCACTACGACAGCGGCGATCTGGAGGCATTTCTGCATGCATGCGTCGTGGGTCGGTTGACGATGCTGCTTTGCGGCCCAACCGGGAGCGGCAAGACGACGATGAGCAAGACTCTGATCAGTGCAATCCCGCCGCAGGAACGGCTGATCACAATCGAGGATACCCTCGAACTCGTCATTCCACATGAGAACCACGTCCGGCTGCTCTATGCAAAAAATGCGGGCGGACCGGACGCTGTAACCGCCGAGCACCTGCTGCAGGCCAGTCTGCGCATGCGGCCGGACCGGATTCTTCTCGGAGAGATGCGTGACGACGCGGCATGGGCCTATCTGAGTGAAGTCGTCTCAGGGCATCCGGGATCGATTTCCACCATACACGGCGCCAATCCTGTTCAGGGGTTCAAGAAACTGTTTTCACTGGTGAAAAGCAGCTCGCAGGGCGCTGGCCTGGAAGATAGAACACTGATCGACATGCTTTCGAGCGCGATTGATGTCATCATACCCTTTCGAGCCTACGGCGACATTTACGAGGTGGAAGAAATCTGGCTCGCCGCTGATGCGCGCCGTCGGGGAGAGGCGATTGGCGATCTTCTGGATCAGCACTAGATGTTGCTCAACTTTCAAGCAGGCGAGATATGTATCGGGTTATGTTTGTAACAAATCATTTTTATGCACGCTCAGCCTCAGCCGCTGGGATCCTGGAATGAAAGGTGAACGGTTGAAACACGTTCTTGTCATTGATGACGACCTCGCGATGCGGCATCTTATCGTCGAATGTCTCACGGTTCATGCCTTGAAGGTGACTGCCGTAGCCGACAGCCAGCAGTTTAACCGCGTCCTCTCATCCGAGACCGTCGATGTTGTGGTCGTTGATCTCAATCTGGGACGTGAGGATGGGCTTGAAATCGTCCGCACGCTAGCAACAAAATCAGACGTTCCGATCATAATCATCAGCGGAGATCGCCTGGAAGAAGCGGACAAGGTCTTGGCTCTCGAACTCGGAGCCACCGATTTTATCGCAAAACCCTTCGGAACGCGGGAGTTTCTGGCACGGATCCGCGTTGCCTTGCGTGTGCGTCCGACCGTCGCGCGCACCAAGGATCGGCGCACATTCTATTTCGACGGCTGGACACTTAATCTCAGACAACGCCGTTTGACTTCGGAAGGCGGCGCCGAGGTCAAGCTCACTGCAGGTGAGTTCAACCTTCTGGTCGCATTCCTCGAGAAACCGCGCGATGTGTTATCCCGCGAGCAGCTTCTGATTGCGAGCCGGGTGCGCGAAGAGGAGGTATATGACCGAAGCATCGACGTCCTCATCCTGAGGCTTCGCCGCAAGCTCGAGCAAGATGCGGCGAACCCTCGGCTGATCAAGACTGCAAGAGGTGCCGGCTACTTCTTCGATATTGATGTGAATGTTTCCTACGGAGGAGTGATGGCTGCCTGATCTGGCGTAGCAGCCATCCGGCGGTTCGATCCCGAACCAATTTTTCCCGCGTCCGGCAGGTGCTCGAATTGTTCGGGCATCTCACGTCCTCCGGCCGCGTCCCGGTGCCTTCGCCGCGTCAAAGAATGAAGCAAGCGCGGCGGTGGCGAGTTTAAGGCCAAACGCGCGCGAAGTCTCCAGTCCGGATGGATCGAAGTGATCGCGTGCGATTTTCAGCGCCGATACGGGGAGCATGCGGGATGTCTGAACAATGACGCGTTTTTCGGAAGTTTCCTGAGGGATTGGATAGCTTTGGGAAGCCTTGCTAAACGATCCGTCCATCAGCATGGTTACGAAATCGTCGAGCGCACGACGCAGTATCATCTGCAGAGACTTGGAAGCGCTGTATTGCAGGATCAGACTGTCATATATTTCTGATACTCCAGGCGCGGGCGGCCGCGCTGAAAGAAAAACCTGGACCTTTTCCGGCGCCGTGCTCGAATTGAGCGCATCCACAGTTCTTATCGATTGCGATTCGGGGCCGGAACGCTTGGCAAGAGCAGATGTCGTTCGTCGCTCTTCATGGCCGGCTCTTTGGGGCAACCGTGGCGCGGCTGCATCCCGGGAGAAATGTTGCAGGTCCGGATGAATAATCCCGGGTCGAGCTGCAGCAAGCCGCTTCGCTTCGTCGACGGACAGGGCCGGTTTGCGGATACCCATCTTCAACCCTCCAGGGCGTCGCCAATCAATTTTGAGATGACCACGAGTTCCTCCATCGCAATCCTGATATTCCGCTCAAGCAGACGCATCGTTGAATCAGCTCTCATGTTCAACAATGTGAGATGCAACATGCCGCGTTCCTTCATTGCGGCAAAGGCATCCCTCTCGTGCATGGGAGCCTGCACAACCGGGAGGCTCGCGAGCATGTCCGACATCGCGCGCTGCGATGTGGTCAATCGGCCGACCGGAACACGTTGTCGCAATACGGTTGTGGGAACTGCGAGGTTCTCGCTCAGCAACAGCTCGATAACGTAGCGGTAGGTCGACAATGCCTCGTCAATATCGAGCGGGGTCAACATTGTAGGGATCAGAAGCATGTTTGAGCTGGCAATGATGGTGTTGTTGAGTTCGCTCGATCCTCCATGCGTATCTGCCAACGCATAATCAAATCCCTGAAGCTCGGCGTCCTCATAGGCTGCCTCGAGAAGGGCCATCTCCTCGGCGGCGTAAACCTCGCAGCAAGGGTCCCAGGTCCCGCTGCGTATTGCATTTTCCTTCCACCTCGGCAGCGGCCGGTTCTCGTCGGCATCGAAGAGAGCCACCCGTTTGCCGTCGTTTGCAAGGGCAGCGCAAACACCCATGAGCGCAGTCGTTTTGCCTGCACCTCCTTTGAAGGAGCAAAATGTCAGAAGTTTCATTTTTTGTCCTGCCTGTGGTGTGACACTGAAATGGCGTCTGCCTGTTCGTATATTCCCGTGTTTCTTCGAGTATTCATGAGGGCATCTATTAATCGAATTTTATATTTCATTCCTGTTATATTGATCGCGAATGTAGCAATAGACGGCCGTTCCAGAAGTGTAATAGGCCTCGATCCGACAACGGTCAGCATGAATCGCACGCTTATGTCCGTGAGGCCAATACGGCGGTAGCTCGCCTCGTGCTGACGAGGACGGTACGCGCAATGTAAAGGGAGATTCCGGTCCTCCTCGCTCACTAGCCGCGAGCGCAAACGGCCAAGAGACGCCCGGCGCGGCCCGCTCCAGGCGGCTTGAACGACAAATCGTGCACGGCCCCATCCATCTCCATCCCTGCATGATCGATCGATGTTCAAGGAGATAGTAGGGACACCTCGATCCCAACTGGCATTTCAAGATGGCCAAGTGCATGTCCGCGGCAGACGTCCCAGAAACATTGGCTTGTGGCCTGGAGCGTGTGTCGACCAATATTCAGACCGCAACGCCCAAATTTTTCGACAGAACGAACTGAGGAGGGAGAACGGCGATTTCCCCACGACCATGTAGCACTTGTTCTAACTTGAACGGGAAAATCCCGGCAAGCGCGAGAGGTGAGCCGCTGCGTTTGCAAACTTTGCAACGGGGGGCACAATGCGACCACGCGAGATCCGCCATTCCTGGCAGTGCAGGCAAATCCCTTTGAAGGCTCGATCATCGACCGCGGAGGTCGAATGCGACTGACGAGATCGATGAATGGGCGGGGGAGCGCGCGGGTCTAAGAGCTGACCGAAAAAGAGTTGAGTGAAATCAGCCAGTTGTGATTCTGTTTGTTTGCTTAGGACAAACGGAGACCACAATGGGCTGGACTGATTTCACCCGTCGGCAATATGCCCGACGCGCAGTGCGGTATGCAAGCGATCTGACGGACCGGGAATGGGGATTGATCTCGCCTTGCCTGCCTGGACCGAGGCGGTTGGGCAGACCGCGCAGCACCGATCTTCGCGAGGTCGTGAATGCGCTGCTTTACATCGCCACGACGGGGTGCCAGTGGCGGATGATGCCCAGAGATTTTCCACCTTTTACAACTGTGCGGTCCTATTTCTATGAATGGCGAGCGACAGGGTTATGGGGCCGGATCAACCATCATCTTGTGATGGAGGCGCGTGACTTGGAAGGTCGGGAGGCCTCGCCGTCTGCGGGCGTGATCGACAGTCAAAGCGTGAAAATCACGGAACGTGGGGGAATTTCGGGCTATGACGCGGGCAAGAAGATCAAGGGACGCAAGCGTCATAGTGTCGTCGACACGCTCGGACTGATGGTCGGCCTCATCGTTCACAGCGCCGATATTCAGGATCGCGACGGCGCGCCTGCCGTCCTCAAAACCATCAGGCGCTGGCCGTGGCTGAGGCATATCTTCGCCGATGGTGTTTATGCCGGACCGAAGCTGAAGGGCGCACTGCAAAAGATCGCTGCGTTCACTCTCCAGATCGTCAAGCGGACCGATAAGGCCAAGGGGCCTCGAGGTTCTGCCGCGTCGCTGGGTCGTGGAGCGCACCTTCGCATGACTTGGCAGATGCCATATCCAGCGGCCTTAAAGTAGTTTGCGCATTCTGCCGCAGTGAAGCGAGGCATCAAGGCCCCGACCGCATCCCATAGAGCATCGATCTCTCGCTCGGCTCGGCCTCGCAACATGGCTTTCAGCTTCGAAAATGCGTTCTCGATTGGATTGAAGTCCGGGCTATAGGGCGGAAGGAACATGAGCTTGGCGCCGGCACGTTCGATGGCATCGCGGACACCGGCTATCTTGTGTGCAGCAGGGACTGCCAGGAATCCTGTGCGTGAGGCCATGATGATGGAAAGGAGAGAATCATCACATGGCTATCGACAAGGAACTTCTGGACCAGCTTTTGGCTGGCCGCGATCCGTCTGAGGTGTTCGGCAAGGATGGCTTGCTCGACGATCTGAGGAAGGCGCTTTCAGAGCGCATTCTCCATGCCGAGTTGGACGAGCATCTCGATGACGAACAGGCGGAGGGCAACGCCAATCGTCGCAACGGCTCTTCGAAGAAGACGGTGCTGACAGGTACGTCAAAGATGACGCTGTCGATCCCGCGCGATCGGGCCGGGACCTTTGATCCGAAGCTGATTGCGAAATACCAGCGTCGCTTCCCGGACTTTGATCACAAGATCATCTCGATGTATGCGCGCGGCATGACGGTGCGCGAGATCCAGGGTCATCTCGAAGAAATCTACGGTATCGAGGTGTCGCCGGATCTGATCTCTGCGGTCACCAATGCTGTTCTCGAGGAAGTTGGGGAATGGCAGAACCGGCCGCTCGAGCTTTGCTATCCGCTCGTGTTCTTCGATGCAATCCGGGTCAAGATCAGGGATGAGGGCTTCGTCCGCAACAAGGCCGTCTATATCGCGCTTGCCGTTCTGGCGGACGGCACCAAGGAAATCCTCGGCCTGTGGATTGAGCAGACGGAAGACGCGAAGTTCTGGCTGCGGGTGATGAACGAACTGAAGAACCGGGGCTGCCAGGACATCCTGATTGCCGTCGTCGACGGGCTGAAAGGCTTTCCAGAGGCGATCACCGCTGCTTTCCCGCAGACGATCGTCCAGACCTGCATCGTGCATCATCCGCCATTCGCTCGAATTCGTGTCATGGAAAGACCGAAAACCGGTTGTCCCGGCGCTGCGGGCAATCTACCGCGCCAAGGACGCCGAAGCCGGAATGAAGGCGCTAGAAGCGTTCGAAACCGGATACTGGGGTCAAAAATATCCTGCCATCGCTCAGAGCTGGCGACGCAATTGGGAACACGTCATTCCTTTCTTCGCCTTTCCCGAAAGCGTGCGTCGGATCATCTACACGACCAACGCCATCGAGGCGTTAAACTCCAAACTCCGGCGGGCAGTCCGCTCGCGGGGCCATTTCCCCAGTGACGATGCCGCCATGAAGCTGCTATATTTAGTTCTGAACCACGCGGCCGAAGACTGGAAACGTCCGCCTCGCGAATGGTTCGAGGCCAAAACCCAGTTCGCCGTCGTCTTTGGCGAACGGTTCTTCAACCAATGACGAACCGGCCTCACGCACAGAATTCCTGACAGTCCCGTGCAGGCAGGTTATCCATAATGACCACGTCTCTAATCCGGCTCAATCATCTGCTTGACCACCATCTGCGCGATCCGATCACTGACCGTCGGCACGCCCAAAACCCTTTCGCCTCCAGTCTTCTTTGGAATGGAGACGGCGCGCACCGGCGGCGGAAAGTAAGCCCCAGAAGACATCCGATTCCAGATCTTGTAGAGATTTCT is from Rhizobium etli CFN 42 and encodes:
- the virB11 gene encoding P-type DNA transfer ATPase VirB11 is translated as MEVNTQLRFLLNPVLEWLDDPRTEEVAINRPGEAFLRQGGIFTKMSLPLSYNDLEDIAILAGALRKQDVGPRNPLCATELPGGERLQICLPPAVLAGTVSLTIRRPASHVSGLNGVTDRYDVSRWNQWERRKRRRDQQDETILRHYDSGDLEAFLHACVVGRLTMLLCGPTGSGKTTMSKTLISAIPPQERLITIEDTLELVIPHENHVRLLYAKNAGGPDAVTAEHLLQASLRMRPDRILLGEMRDDAAWAYLSEVVSGHPGSISTIHGANPVQGFKKLFSLVKSSSQGAGLEDRTLIDMLSSAIDVIIPFRAYGDIYEVEEIWLAADARRRGEAIGDLLDQH
- a CDS encoding response regulator yields the protein MKGERLKHVLVIDDDLAMRHLIVECLTVHALKVTAVADSQQFNRVLSSETVDVVVVDLNLGREDGLEIVRTLATKSDVPIIIISGDRLEEADKVLALELGATDFIAKPFGTREFLARIRVALRVRPTVARTKDRRTFYFDGWTLNLRQRRLTSEGGAEVKLTAGEFNLLVAFLEKPRDVLSREQLLIASRVREEEVYDRSIDVLILRLRRKLEQDAANPRLIKTARGAGYFFDIDVNVSYGGVMAA
- a CDS encoding conjugal transfer protein VirC2; this translates as MGIRKPALSVDEAKRLAAARPGIIHPDLQHFSRDAAAPRLPQRAGHEERRTTSALAKRSGPESQSIRTVDALNSSTAPEKVQVFLSARPPAPGVSEIYDSLILQYSASKSLQMILRRALDDFVTMLMDGSFSKASQSYPIPQETSEKRVIVQTSRMLPVSALKIARDHFDPSGLETSRAFGLKLATAALASFFDAAKAPGRGRRT
- a CDS encoding conjugal transfer ATPase VirC1 — protein: MKLLTFCSFKGGAGKTTALMGVCAALANDGKRVALFDADENRPLPRWKENAIRSGTWDPCCEVYAAEEMALLEAAYEDAELQGFDYALADTHGGSSELNNTIIASSNMLLIPTMLTPLDIDEALSTYRYVIELLLSENLAVPTTVLRQRVPVGRLTTSQRAMSDMLASLPVVQAPMHERDAFAAMKERGMLHLTLLNMRADSTMRLLERNIRIAMEELVVISKLIGDALEG